Genomic DNA from Melopsittacus undulatus isolate bMelUnd1 chromosome 2, bMelUnd1.mat.Z, whole genome shotgun sequence:
GGACacatgggggggtccccccaCTTACCTGCCCACAGACAGGATGGTGACCTCACTGGGCCGACCCCCAGGTTTGGGGCCCTTGGTGGTGCTGAGCGGTGCCAGCACCTCGGGCCACTTGTGGCTGCAGCGAGCACATGGGGCCGGGCCCTGCACTGTGTGCAggtggtgctggcagcaggggggaaactgaggcaggaggtgcagcctggggagaggggagatggcatcaatgggggggtcctaCCATGGGGGTCCTCGGTGCAGCTTTGGGGGGGTCCTTACTTATCTGGGGGGGTCCAGCCCTGTGGCTGTTGTCTGTGAtgctccttcagcagctcctccagcgcTGCAGCGTTTTCTATGGGGGGACACCAAAAGGGGGTCATGGGGGGTCCAACCCTCGTCACCCCCACCCAGGGACCCCCCCGACCTTTCTTCTCAGTGATCAACCGCACCAGCACCCCAATGGTGTCCTCATTGGCATCCTCCAGATGGTAGATGGAGCTGGGACCTGGAGGTAGGAGTAAGGGAGGGTTCAGATAGGGGATAAACCCCATTATGGATGAGCAGGGTCAGTGAGGACCAGAAGCCATGGGGATGGGTTGGGTCAGAGGAGATGGGTGTGGGATGATGGATGTGGGATGATGGATGCGGGATGATGGATGCGGGGTGATGGGTGCGGGGTGATGGGTGCGGGGTGATGGGTGCGGGGTGATGGGTGCGCGGTGATGGATGTGGGGTGATGGGTGTGGGACGATGGGTGCGGGACGATGGATGCGgggtgatggatgcagggtgATGGATGTGCGATGATGGGTGAGGGATGATGGATGCGGGGTGATGGATGCGGGGTGATGGATGCGGGACGATGGATGCGGGGTGATGGATGCGGGATGATGGATGCGgggtgatggatgcagggtgATGGGTGCGGGGTGAGGGATGTGGGGTGAGGGATGCGGGGTGATGGGTGCGGGGTGATGGGTGCGGGGTGATGGGTGCGGGGTGAGGGATGCGGGGTGAGGGATGCGGGGTGAGGGATGCGGGATGATGGATGCGCGGTGATGGATGCGGGGTGATGGATGCGGGGTGATGGATACGgggtgatggatgcagggtgATGGGTGCGGGATGATGGGTGCGGGATGATGGGTGCGGGATGATGGGTGCGGGGTGATGGGTGCGGGGTGATGGATGTGCGGTGATGGGTGCGGGGTGATGGGTGCGGGGTGATGGGTGCGGGGTGATGGGTGCGGGGTGATGGGTGCGGGGTGAGGGATGCGGGGTGAGGGATGCGGGGTGATGGGTGCGGGGTGATGGGTGCGGGGTGATGGGTGCGGGGTGAGGGATGCGGGGTGAGGGATGCGGGGTGAGGGATGCGGGATGATGGATGCGCGGTGATGGGTGCGGGGTGATGGATGCGGGGTGATGGATACGgggtgatggatgcagggtgATGGGTGCGGGATGATGGGTGCGGGATGATGGGTGCGGGTTGATGGGTGCGGGATGATGGGTGCGGGGTGATGGATGTGCGGTGATGGGTGCGGGGTGATGGGTGCGGGGTGATGGGTGCGGGGTGATGGGTGCGGGGTGATGGGTGCGGGGTGATGGGTGCGGGGTGATGGGTGCGGGGTGATGGATGCGGGATGATGGATGCGgggtgatggatgcagggtgATGGGTGCGGGGTGAGGGATGTGGGGTGAGGGATGCGGGGTGATGGGTGCGGGGTGATGGGTGCGGGGTGATGGGTGCGGGGTGAGGGATGCGGGGTGAGGGATGCGGGGTGAGGGATGCGGGATGATGGATGCGCGGTGATGGATGCGGGGTGATGGATGCGGGGTGATGGATACGgggtgatggatgcagggtgATGGGTGCGGGATGATGGGTGCGGGATGATGGGTGCGGGATGATGGGTGCGGGGTGATGGGTGCGGGGTGATGGATGTGCGGTGATGGGTGCGGGGTGATGGGTGCGGGGTGATGGGTGCGGGGTGATGGGTGCGGGGTGATGGGTGCGGGGTGAGGGATGCGGGGTGAGGGATGCGGGGTGATGGGTGCGGGGTGATGGGTGCGGGGTGATGGGTGCGGGGTGAGGGATGCGGGGTGAGGGATGCGGGGTGAGGGATGCGGGATGATGGATGCGCGGTGATGGGTGCGGGGTGATGGATGCGGGGTGATGGATACGgggtgatggatgcagggtgATGGGTGCGGGATGATGGGTGCGGGATGATGGGTGCGGGTTGATGGGTGCGGGATGATGGGTGCGGGGTGATGGATGTGCGGTGATGGGTGCGGGGTGATGGGTGCGGGGTGATGGGTGCGGGGTGATGGGTGCGGGGTGATGGGTGCGGGGTGATGGGTGCGGGGTGATGGGTGCGGGGTGATGGATGTGCGGTGATGGGTGCGGGGTGATGGGTGCGGGGTGATGGGTGCGGGGTGATGGGTGCGGGATGATGGGTGCGGGGTGATGGGTGCGGGGTGATGGGTGCGGGGTGATGGGTGCGGGGTGATGGGTGCGGGGTGATGGGTGCGGGGTGAGGGATGCGGGGTGATGGATGCGGCACATCCAGGGCTCACCGGTGGCTCCAGGCTGTGGCTCCTTGCTGGTGGTGCAGTAGTAGCCCTTCCTCTTCAGCAGGTTGCAGACCAGGATgcccagcagccccatggcacagaAGACCGGGACGATGGTCAGCACAGCcg
This window encodes:
- the RELT gene encoding tumor necrosis factor receptor superfamily member 19L, giving the protein MGHQDVPQERSPLGFYSPEGGKEPRGRCLPCASAPRSTPGCRGQRRVRSPEALEQPVGTNGTWVALMGEEEEEEAAAAQAAVLTIVPVFCAMGLLGILVCNLLKRKGYYCTTSKEPQPGATGPSSIYHLEDANEDTIGVLVRLITEKKENAAALEELLKEHHRQQPQGWTPPDKLHLLPQFPPCCQHHLHTVQGPAPCARCSHKWPEVLAPLSTTKGPKPGGRPSEVTILSVGRFRVSRIPEVRNDAGGDPHHGALPGSGVCLRSTDGPPKLAPGLGAASGGR